From one Aggregicoccus sp. 17bor-14 genomic stretch:
- a CDS encoding metallophosphoesterase encodes MGLRLSFFLLVTTLLALAGHVYLYRRLVRDTGSSQRWRRAGLLALGLVFTAMPFGRLLSRSVEGPLSAALASFGWAWMAVAVYLVLSLAALGGLQRARAWLQRRRAPSPPAPVSAERREFLAQVTAGSAVALTAGFTGYGAYRAFSPPVVNEVQVRLRGLPRALDGLTLLQLSDIHVAPLVQRRFMDAVVQQCNGLRPDLVVVTGDLVDGSVRELAPHVAALQNLRTRYGTYFCTGNHEYYSGDVAWAQALERMGIGVLRNRHVTVGQEKDSLDLVGVDDWSQDYDLERAVAGRDPERAAVLLAHQPKGWQEAAAKGIGLQLSGHTHGGQFFPFTLAVSAIWQYPAGLFHEGDSHLYVSRGTGFWGPPVRVGAPPEIVKVTLLA; translated from the coding sequence ATGGGTCTGCGCCTTTCGTTCTTCCTCCTCGTCACCACCCTGCTCGCGCTGGCGGGCCACGTGTACCTCTACCGCCGGCTCGTGCGGGACACGGGGAGCAGCCAGCGCTGGCGTCGCGCGGGGCTGCTCGCGCTCGGGCTCGTCTTCACCGCGATGCCCTTCGGCCGCCTGCTCTCGCGCAGCGTGGAGGGGCCGCTGAGCGCAGCGCTCGCCTCCTTCGGCTGGGCGTGGATGGCGGTCGCCGTGTACCTGGTCCTCTCGCTTGCGGCGCTGGGCGGCCTGCAGCGTGCGCGCGCGTGGCTGCAGCGCCGGCGTGCGCCCTCCCCGCCCGCACCCGTGTCCGCCGAGCGCCGCGAGTTCCTCGCGCAGGTCACGGCCGGCTCCGCAGTGGCGCTCACGGCAGGCTTCACGGGCTACGGGGCCTATCGCGCCTTCAGCCCGCCGGTGGTGAACGAGGTGCAGGTGCGGCTGCGCGGGCTGCCGCGCGCACTCGACGGGCTCACGCTCTTGCAACTCAGTGACATCCACGTGGCGCCGCTGGTGCAGCGCCGCTTCATGGACGCGGTGGTGCAGCAGTGCAACGGCCTGCGCCCGGACCTGGTGGTGGTGACGGGAGACCTGGTGGACGGCAGCGTTCGCGAGCTCGCGCCGCACGTGGCCGCGCTGCAGAACCTGCGCACGCGCTACGGCACGTACTTCTGCACGGGCAACCACGAGTACTACTCGGGCGACGTCGCGTGGGCGCAGGCGCTCGAGCGCATGGGCATCGGCGTGCTGCGCAACCGCCACGTGACCGTGGGTCAGGAGAAGGACTCGCTGGACCTGGTAGGCGTGGACGACTGGAGCCAGGACTACGACCTGGAGCGCGCGGTGGCAGGGCGCGATCCGGAACGCGCGGCGGTGCTGCTCGCCCACCAGCCCAAGGGCTGGCAGGAGGCGGCGGCGAAGGGCATCGGACTGCAGCTGAGTGGCCACACCCACGGCGGCCAGTTCTTCCCCTTCACGCTCGCGGTCTCGGCCATCTGGCAGTACCCCGCGGGCCTGTTCCACGAGGGGGACAGTCACCTCTACGTGAGCCGCGGCACCGGCTTCTGGGGCCCGCCGGTGCGCGTGGGCGCGCCGCCGGAGATCGTGAAGGTCACGCTGCTCGCGTGA